From the genome of Thermodesulfobacteriota bacterium, one region includes:
- the hisH gene encoding imidazole glycerol phosphate synthase subunit HisH translates to MIAVVDYEAGNLASVARALEKIGRPGRVTGRPEEILAADRVIFPGVGAAGAAMATLNRTGLGEAVREVVRRGTPLLGICLGTQIILGFSHENQCDCLGIVKGEVRLFPADMKDADGSRLKIPHMGWNTIRVTKAHSVLAGVAADDAFYFVHSYYPAPESDDNCLAVTEYGLTFASVMGQANVVATQFHPEKSGRPGLRILENFCGWSPC, encoded by the coding sequence ATGATCGCCGTGGTGGATTATGAGGCCGGCAACCTGGCCAGCGTGGCCCGGGCACTGGAAAAGATCGGTCGTCCCGGCCGGGTCACCGGCCGGCCGGAAGAGATCCTGGCCGCGGACCGGGTCATCTTTCCCGGGGTCGGCGCCGCCGGCGCGGCCATGGCCACCCTTAACCGCACCGGGTTGGGAGAGGCCGTGCGCGAGGTGGTCCGGCGGGGAACGCCGCTTCTGGGCATCTGTCTGGGCACCCAGATCATCCTGGGCTTCAGCCATGAAAATCAGTGTGACTGTCTGGGCATCGTCAAAGGCGAGGTGCGGCTTTTCCCGGCCGACATGAAAGACGCCGACGGTTCCCGGCTGAAGATTCCCCACATGGGCTGGAACACCATCCGGGTGACCAAAGCGCATTCGGTTCTGGCCGGAGTGGCGGCTGACGACGCCTTCTATTTTGTTCACAGTTACTATCCGGCCCCGGAAAGCGACGACAACTGTCTGGCCGTCACCGAATATGGCCTGACCTTTGCCTCGGTCATGGGCCAGGCCAACGTGGTCGCCACCCAGTTCCATCCGGAAAAGAGCGGCCGGCCGGGTCTGCGGATCCTGGAAAATTTCTGCGGGTGGTCGCCATGTTAA